From the Bacteroidia bacterium genome, one window contains:
- a CDS encoding caspase family protein: protein MSRTSCTVSRIAAMIAALCFLPVAVLFSQQSVRLHLEEGKSGAVWDIVQSPDGKTLYSCGRDSSAKSWNLVTGECIRMFRPQPATLVTAIALDYTGTRLAAGDMNGTLTVWNARSGIRYFDIPAHRLYITDIAITPDGKSVLTAGRDGVLRRWSLDDGQELWTVQSGMRWIQSLATTPDGTMIAAGGQDGSVGLFRLSDGAREATIGRHARRVMALHVSDDGRYLFSGGAEGALHAYDLSTRSVYRQFTLDAGYAHSLHLDRMGEKLLVGSMNGLMEVWDWKKRLRSAKLPAASYGTMKSLFDADGKRLLSAHTDGTIRLWNMQDAALLLSMAGFSDGQWLSFTPDGYYDCSSFGDRYVTWRSGDDVYPIERYRDLYRRPGIIEDVLRGGYTPGTAQASFTLPPSVRLLSPRVQQLFVFGSEKLEVVVEAEARDIARIERVLVYFNGRLVNHDAFTDYDVIQKNDTLLRIRARIPVLPGRNSIDVVAVNATRVRSAAASAHITVLTTGQRNPDLYVLTVGADRYTPDYPDLQFASVDAESLKDELSRQEGGMYQRVYPKALTGNGTTKDNIVAALKEFRDITSRDVLVLFFSGHGVRQRDKSGKQRYYFLPAGTRRDKVSTQGLAWEDFTAELRKLNAGRVILLLDACHSGDVSAGASNEKVAAALAGEAGIVFTSSSGNEYSYEDPSWGHGAFTKALLDGLRGAADFTKDNVVDWSELQLYVSTSVRGLTKGSQNPMVPRLEQFANFDVVRIR from the coding sequence ATGTCCAGAACGTCCTGTACCGTTTCCCGCATCGCAGCCATGATCGCTGCACTGTGTTTCCTGCCTGTCGCCGTACTCTTCTCGCAACAGAGCGTGCGACTGCACCTTGAAGAAGGAAAATCCGGCGCTGTATGGGACATCGTTCAGTCACCGGATGGGAAAACCCTTTATTCCTGCGGGCGCGACAGCAGTGCGAAATCGTGGAATCTGGTCACGGGTGAATGCATACGCATGTTCCGACCGCAGCCCGCAACGCTCGTGACGGCGATAGCGTTGGACTATACGGGGACCAGGCTCGCAGCCGGCGATATGAACGGCACTCTCACGGTCTGGAATGCCCGCAGTGGCATCCGATACTTCGATATCCCGGCGCATCGCCTCTACATCACCGACATTGCGATCACACCCGACGGCAAGTCCGTGCTCACGGCCGGGCGCGACGGGGTTTTGCGACGATGGTCGCTCGACGACGGTCAGGAGCTGTGGACGGTGCAGAGCGGAATGCGCTGGATTCAATCGCTCGCGACAACTCCTGACGGCACAATGATCGCCGCTGGTGGACAGGACGGAAGCGTCGGTCTCTTCCGCCTTTCCGACGGTGCCCGTGAAGCGACCATCGGCAGGCATGCCCGCAGAGTGATGGCGCTGCATGTGTCGGATGACGGCCGCTATCTGTTTTCCGGTGGCGCCGAAGGTGCTCTACATGCCTATGACCTCTCTACACGAAGCGTTTACAGGCAGTTCACCCTCGACGCGGGGTATGCACACAGTCTGCATTTGGACAGGATGGGTGAAAAACTCCTCGTGGGTTCCATGAACGGACTTATGGAAGTATGGGACTGGAAGAAACGCCTGCGCAGCGCGAAACTTCCCGCTGCTTCCTACGGTACAATGAAGTCTCTCTTCGACGCGGACGGAAAACGCCTTCTCAGCGCACACACTGACGGAACCATTCGACTCTGGAATATGCAGGACGCAGCGCTACTCCTTTCCATGGCAGGCTTCAGCGACGGGCAGTGGCTTTCATTTACACCTGACGGCTACTACGACTGCTCTTCCTTCGGTGATCGATACGTTACCTGGAGATCCGGCGACGATGTCTATCCCATCGAGCGATACAGGGATCTGTATCGTCGTCCCGGAATCATCGAGGACGTACTTCGCGGCGGCTACACACCCGGCACGGCACAAGCATCATTCACGCTCCCACCCTCCGTACGCCTGCTTTCGCCGAGGGTACAGCAATTATTCGTCTTCGGGAGTGAAAAACTCGAAGTCGTGGTGGAGGCCGAAGCGCGTGATATCGCGCGCATCGAACGCGTGCTCGTCTACTTCAACGGCCGCCTCGTCAATCATGACGCCTTCACCGATTACGACGTCATTCAGAAAAACGATACACTCCTCCGTATTCGGGCGCGTATTCCGGTTCTGCCGGGTCGAAACAGCATCGATGTCGTGGCCGTGAACGCGACGCGCGTGCGCAGCGCAGCCGCCTCGGCGCACATCACCGTTCTTACAACCGGGCAGCGTAATCCGGATCTGTACGTCCTTACCGTGGGTGCCGATCGTTACACTCCCGATTACCCCGACCTGCAGTTCGCATCCGTGGACGCGGAGTCGCTGAAAGATGAGCTGTCGCGCCAGGAAGGCGGCATGTATCAGCGCGTCTACCCGAAAGCGCTCACAGGAAATGGCACGACGAAGGACAATATCGTCGCCGCGTTGAAGGAATTCCGGGACATCACGTCGCGCGACGTGCTCGTGCTCTTCTTCAGCGGTCACGGAGTGCGGCAGCGGGATAAAAGCGGAAAACAGCGCTATTATTTTTTACCCGCCGGCACACGACGCGACAAAGTGAGCACGCAGGGTCTGGCATGGGAGGATTTCACCGCGGAGCTGAGAAAGCTCAACGCGGGACGTGTCATCCTCCTGCTCGATGCCTGTCACTCGGGGGATGTGTCCGCCGGGGCGTCCAATGAAAAGGTGGCCGCGGCACTGGCCGGTGAAGCCGGTATCGTGTTCACGTCGAGTTCGGGAAACGAGTACTCGTACGAAGACCCGTCCTGGGGTCACGGCGCCTTTACGAAAGCGCTGTTGGACGGTCTGCGCGGTGCCGCCGACTTTACGAAGGACAACGTTGTGGACTGGAGCGAACTGCAGCTCTACGTTTCCACGAGTGTGCGTGGGTTGACGAAGGGCAGTCAAAATCCCATGGTCCCACGACTCGAACAGTTTGCCAATTTTGATGTAGTGAGAATCCGATGA
- a CDS encoding polysaccharide deacetylase family protein — protein sequence MLPEITVRIDLPSDFRRGARHALFHLALIAGFRPRFIGHADADITYAAERPATGVWLPADTALHARLLDRRATGAELQRIPAFGEQWHILFPIAVDHTIPFDLPAASLFFLGLHEQWCSESRDAFGRYPASQSLLGKHNMLGVPVASSWGRLLRMVLRQAGFNLPDGPGFRGKSHAVCMTHDIDYLSKYTPGLLFREIVKNFLFNRRHVPAGERLRRLREYIGFGFSGRDPYRESIRRMLEAERAAGMKASWLFKAGGNDKRDVTYNIRGAAAAEALRGIREDGHDIGIHPSFNAHTDATMFGREMQRLAEVLGISPRTVRQHYLRFEYPATWRIQVENGCEVDSTLGFAEQEGFRNGFCHPFLPFDFERGEALPIWEVPLTVMDGTLAGYRELDTVASLQRIRDMHSAVRAENGVLVLLFHNTVFDLHDFPGWGEVFHEVCTDIRTSPDVFATDLSSLGKHWCETAGYSNPGEIRQVINTEPV from the coding sequence ATGCTGCCTGAAATCACGGTCCGCATCGATCTACCCTCCGATTTTCGTCGCGGAGCGCGACATGCGCTTTTTCATCTCGCGTTGATCGCGGGATTCCGGCCGCGCTTCATCGGCCACGCCGATGCGGACATCACCTATGCCGCCGAGCGGCCCGCTACGGGCGTGTGGCTGCCGGCGGATACTGCACTTCACGCACGGTTATTGGATCGTCGGGCGACGGGTGCGGAGTTGCAGCGCATCCCCGCTTTCGGAGAACAGTGGCATATACTCTTTCCCATAGCCGTCGATCATACGATTCCGTTCGATCTCCCCGCCGCATCGCTGTTTTTTCTGGGGCTGCATGAGCAGTGGTGCAGCGAAAGCAGGGACGCCTTCGGCCGCTACCCTGCGTCGCAGTCGCTGCTGGGGAAGCACAACATGCTGGGTGTACCCGTCGCGAGTTCCTGGGGACGTTTGCTGCGGATGGTACTGCGTCAGGCGGGATTCAATCTGCCGGACGGTCCCGGATTCCGTGGCAAGTCCCATGCGGTGTGTATGACGCATGATATTGACTATCTCTCGAAGTATACTCCGGGATTGCTGTTTCGAGAAATCGTAAAGAATTTTTTATTCAATCGCCGTCATGTCCCTGCCGGGGAACGCCTGCGCCGACTCCGCGAATACATCGGCTTCGGCTTCAGTGGCAGGGATCCCTACCGTGAATCCATTCGCCGAATGCTCGAAGCTGAGCGCGCCGCGGGAATGAAAGCGAGCTGGTTGTTCAAAGCCGGAGGGAATGACAAACGCGATGTAACGTACAACATTCGCGGCGCGGCGGCTGCCGAAGCACTTCGCGGGATTCGAGAGGACGGCCACGATATCGGCATTCATCCGAGTTTCAACGCGCATACGGATGCAACGATGTTCGGGAGGGAAATGCAGCGGTTGGCGGAGGTCCTCGGTATCTCGCCGCGCACGGTGCGGCAACATTATCTGCGCTTCGAATATCCCGCGACATGGCGTATTCAGGTGGAAAACGGATGCGAGGTGGATTCCACTCTCGGTTTTGCCGAACAGGAAGGATTTCGCAACGGTTTCTGCCATCCCTTTCTCCCGTTCGATTTCGAGCGCGGAGAGGCGCTCCCTATCTGGGAGGTGCCACTCACAGTGATGGATGGAACACTCGCCGGGTACCGCGAACTCGACACAGTAGCGTCTCTGCAACGTATTCGCGATATGCACAGCGCTGTGCGCGCTGAAAATGGTGTCCTGGTGCTTCTGTTCCACAATACGGTCTTCGACCTGCACGATTTCCCGGGGTGGGGGGAGGTGTTCCACGAGGTGTGCACGGATATACGTACCTCACCCGACGTGTTTGCGACCGATCTTTCCTCGCTCGGGAAGCACTGGTGCGAGACTGCCGGGTACAGCAATCCGGGTGAAATTCGTCAGGTCATAAATACGGAACCTGTGTAA
- a CDS encoding septal ring lytic transglycosylase RlpA family protein, producing MKHTPLPILVFLALTAMLFVACSSTQETADWHDIRNYPQMDALEEAEGIASYYHNKFHGRKTASGERYDKTEFTAAHRDYPFGTWVRVVVPSSGQSVLVRINDRGPRLKSRVIDLSRAAAKELGMLRDGIVPVRLEVLSWGEG from the coding sequence ATGAAACATACACCCCTTCCCATTCTCGTATTTCTTGCACTGACGGCCATGCTGTTCGTTGCATGTTCATCAACGCAGGAGACGGCGGACTGGCACGATATCCGCAATTACCCCCAAATGGATGCGTTGGAGGAAGCAGAGGGAATCGCTTCCTATTACCATAACAAATTTCACGGACGTAAGACCGCCAGTGGCGAGCGCTACGATAAAACCGAATTCACCGCTGCACATCGCGATTATCCCTTCGGTACCTGGGTGAGAGTCGTTGTGCCTTCCAGTGGTCAATCCGTCCTCGTCCGCATCAATGATCGTGGGCCACGCCTCAAATCCCGGGTTATAGACCTCAGCAGAGCGGCGGCAAAGGAGCTGGGTATGCTTCGAGACGGTATCGTTCCCGTACGCCTTGAAGTGTTGTCCTGGGGCGAGGGCTAG
- a CDS encoding sugar phosphate nucleotidyltransferase yields MDAYALIIAGGVGARFWPRSREHAPKQLLEIIGSGTMIQNTVYRLDPVIPRERIYVITNALQAEELRRQLPQVPAENIIIEPFGRNTAPAIGLGAEVLKKRVGEAVMVVLPADHLVHDIVAFQDTLKSAITLATETKGYVTVGIRPSRPETGYGYIQFDQHEANRPHEELNAWSVVTFAEKPNLETAQRFLESGDFVWNSGMFIWRVSTILNGIADQLPELADELSRVRDAVDTERFASVVEHAWSEMRPISIDYGVMEQAANRFVIPADFGWNDLGSWDEVARIFPKDDSGNSGDGATFLSGSHNCHVSASPGRFAAAVGVEDLIVIDSGDAVLVCRKGESQNVKEVVDFLRKKGFKQYL; encoded by the coding sequence ATGGACGCATATGCGTTGATTATTGCAGGGGGTGTAGGGGCCCGCTTCTGGCCCCGCAGCCGCGAACATGCACCAAAACAATTACTCGAAATCATCGGCTCAGGCACGATGATTCAGAATACGGTGTATCGTCTCGATCCTGTCATACCCAGAGAACGGATTTACGTTATCACCAACGCGTTGCAGGCGGAAGAACTGCGCAGACAATTGCCGCAGGTGCCGGCCGAAAACATCATCATCGAACCGTTCGGCCGTAACACAGCACCTGCGATCGGTCTCGGCGCCGAGGTGCTGAAAAAACGTGTCGGTGAAGCGGTGATGGTAGTGCTTCCGGCTGACCATCTTGTGCATGACATCGTCGCGTTCCAGGACACGTTGAAAAGCGCCATTACTCTCGCGACGGAGACGAAAGGATACGTCACCGTCGGAATCCGCCCCTCGCGTCCCGAGACGGGGTACGGGTACATCCAATTCGATCAGCATGAGGCAAATCGCCCTCATGAAGAGCTGAACGCCTGGTCGGTTGTGACCTTTGCCGAAAAACCGAATCTCGAAACCGCGCAGCGTTTTCTCGAGAGCGGCGATTTTGTCTGGAACAGCGGAATGTTCATCTGGCGGGTGTCCACGATTCTTAACGGTATCGCCGATCAGCTGCCGGAACTCGCCGACGAATTGAGCCGTGTCCGGGATGCCGTTGATACCGAGCGCTTTGCCTCCGTTGTCGAACACGCATGGAGCGAGATGCGCCCCATATCCATCGATTACGGTGTGATGGAACAGGCAGCCAACCGCTTTGTCATCCCGGCGGATTTCGGCTGGAACGATCTTGGAAGCTGGGACGAAGTTGCGCGAATTTTCCCGAAAGACGATTCTGGGAATTCGGGTGACGGCGCGACCTTTCTGAGCGGATCGCACAATTGTCATGTCTCCGCCTCACCCGGACGCTTCGCCGCGGCAGTGGGGGTAGAGGATCTCATCGTCATTGACAGCGGAGACGCCGTTTTGGTCTGCCGAAAGGGCGAATCCCAAAATGTGAAGGAAGTCGTGGATTTCCTTCGGAAAAAAGGTTTTAAGCAGTATCTTTAA
- a CDS encoding F0F1 ATP synthase subunit epsilon, which produces MDKLFDVELVTPQRVEFTGKAVSVSCPGIEGRFQVLYNHAPFLSALTVGLLNLERAGETALVYAVSGGVVQVFHNHVRILADTAERSDSIDVVRATKAKERAEARLKSHAQDMDSARAEAALHRALNRLKAAGRA; this is translated from the coding sequence ATGGACAAGCTCTTCGATGTTGAACTCGTGACGCCTCAGCGCGTTGAATTCACCGGTAAGGCGGTTTCGGTCTCCTGCCCCGGAATTGAGGGCCGTTTTCAGGTACTCTACAACCATGCACCCTTCCTTTCGGCGTTGACTGTCGGTCTTCTGAATCTCGAACGCGCCGGCGAAACGGCACTGGTGTACGCCGTGAGCGGGGGAGTAGTGCAGGTTTTTCATAATCATGTACGCATCCTTGCGGACACCGCCGAGCGGTCGGATTCTATTGATGTGGTACGCGCCACCAAGGCCAAAGAGCGTGCCGAAGCCCGACTCAAAAGCCATGCACAGGATATGGACAGTGCTCGCGCCGAAGCGGCGCTGCACCGAGCGCTCAACAGACTCAAGGCTGCCGGCAGGGCGTGA
- the atpD gene encoding F0F1 ATP synthase subunit beta, with amino-acid sequence MNKGAIVQVIGPVVDVDFSGGQIPSILNALTIERKDTEGRSDTLVVEVQQHLGENRVRCVAMDSTDGLVRGMDVVDTGAQISVPVGPKTLGRLLNVTGHPIDNKGTLETEIYFPIHRHAPEFHELSTQKEMFETGIKVIDLLEPYTKGGKTGLFGGAGVGKTVIIQELINNIAMHHGGYSVFGGVGERTREGNDLFLEMTESGVIDKTTLVFGQMNEPPGARQRVALTALTMAEYFRDVEGKDVLLFIDNIFRFTQAGSEVSALLGRMPSAVGYQPTLATEMGEMQERIVSTTKGSITSVQAVYVPADDLTDPAPATTFSHLDATTVLSRRISELGIYPAVDPLDSTSRILDPLVIGDRHYNVAQNVKRILQTYKDLQDLINILGIDELSDEDKLVVHRARRIQRFLSQPFFVAEQFTGFKGKYVKIEDTIEGFEMIINGDCDELPESAFMYKGTIDEAFEHAKKMQEA; translated from the coding sequence ATGAACAAGGGCGCTATTGTACAGGTTATCGGGCCGGTCGTCGACGTAGATTTTTCTGGCGGTCAAATCCCCTCCATTTTGAACGCATTGACAATCGAGCGGAAAGATACCGAAGGCCGTTCTGATACGCTCGTCGTGGAAGTACAACAGCACCTCGGTGAGAACCGCGTCCGCTGCGTAGCAATGGATTCCACCGACGGCCTCGTCCGCGGTATGGATGTGGTTGACACCGGTGCGCAAATTTCGGTTCCGGTTGGGCCGAAAACTCTCGGACGATTGCTCAACGTCACAGGCCACCCGATTGACAATAAGGGAACCCTCGAAACGGAAATATATTTCCCGATTCACCGCCACGCCCCCGAGTTTCATGAACTTTCCACGCAAAAGGAAATGTTCGAAACCGGTATCAAGGTCATCGATCTTCTCGAGCCCTACACAAAGGGCGGTAAAACGGGTCTGTTCGGTGGTGCGGGTGTGGGAAAAACGGTCATCATTCAGGAGCTCATCAACAATATCGCCATGCATCACGGCGGGTATTCCGTTTTCGGCGGTGTCGGTGAACGTACCCGCGAAGGGAATGACCTCTTCCTGGAAATGACGGAGTCGGGCGTTATCGACAAAACCACACTCGTCTTCGGCCAGATGAACGAACCGCCAGGTGCTCGCCAGCGCGTTGCCCTCACTGCTCTTACCATGGCGGAATACTTCCGCGATGTGGAAGGCAAGGACGTTCTGCTGTTTATCGACAACATTTTCCGTTTCACCCAGGCAGGATCGGAAGTGTCGGCACTGCTCGGCCGTATGCCGTCGGCGGTAGGGTATCAGCCAACGCTTGCCACGGAAATGGGTGAGATGCAGGAGCGTATCGTCTCCACGACGAAGGGGTCGATCACCTCGGTTCAGGCCGTGTATGTGCCCGCCGATGATCTCACCGACCCCGCACCGGCGACGACCTTCTCCCATCTCGACGCCACAACGGTACTCAGCAGGCGTATTTCCGAGTTGGGCATCTACCCTGCCGTGGATCCGCTGGACTCCACCTCGCGTATCCTCGATCCGCTTGTCATCGGCGACCGTCATTACAATGTGGCCCAGAACGTGAAACGCATTCTGCAGACCTATAAGGATCTGCAGGACCTCATCAACATCCTGGGTATCGACGAGCTCTCGGACGAGGACAAGCTCGTTGTGCATCGCGCCCGCCGTATTCAGCGCTTCCTCTCGCAACCCTTCTTCGTGGCCGAACAGTTTACCGGCTTCAAGGGCAAGTATGTCAAAATCGAGGATACCATCGAGGGCTTCGAAATGATCATCAATGGCGATTGTGATGAACTTCCGGAAAGCGCGTTCATGTACAAGGGAACCATTGACGAGGCGTTTGAACATGCAAAGAAAATGCAGGAGGCGTAG
- a CDS encoding alpha-amylase family glycosyl hydrolase: protein MPWEISCNVYLEAASQHMHRNYISIAWIFVILLSGTIGVNAQVPEPPFWARGEVWYLLFPDRFHNADTTNDPTAADVLLDSSLPWKVSDWTADWYKRTLNEIMLYDSFYPAAMLRQYGGDFEGIRSRLDYLDSLGITGVILTPTFEARSSHKFDVSTLHHMDRHFGPRVAVDTMYLKREVPDDPNTWYLTSADRAFIDLIAELRRRGKRVLLMAQFVHCGADFWAFRDVLSQQEKSRFGSWFSVSAWDKPETPYQSEFSYQKMWGIDAFPRFGQDTLGLAQGPREYVYAATRRWMDPNGDGNPNDGIDGWCIDLASEMPSVFWRHWADFCRSINPDIMLVNLESGAGLAATPFDVDSPQRFAEALTGFALTGEETSTAFDAALSAIRSRTTLNGSDALLNLIGSHETDRIASMCVNPSLRYDQKNSPVVNAGYDIRKPDTKARALQRMLLLLQFTLPGSPVIYYGDETGMWGGDDPDNRKPMLWPGMIFEKEAPFDINGDPEKYPVAFDSVMFLYYRSLIALRERFPPLKTGATQSLLIDDVASLYAFMRSSGADKVFVVVNAGDDVQTCTLSFLGVPEGSALTDPLQNVTFYVQRDGVSLTLPPKTATLLVPRHQL, encoded by the coding sequence ATGCCTTGGGAAATCTCCTGCAATGTGTATCTTGAAGCTGCCTCGCAGCATATGCACAGGAATTACATCAGCATAGCGTGGATCTTCGTCATCCTTCTCTCCGGTACGATCGGCGTGAACGCCCAGGTGCCGGAACCTCCTTTCTGGGCCCGGGGAGAGGTGTGGTATCTGCTGTTTCCCGACCGATTTCACAATGCCGATACGACCAATGATCCTACTGCGGCGGATGTGTTGCTCGACAGCAGCTTGCCATGGAAGGTCTCGGATTGGACGGCGGATTGGTACAAGCGCACCTTGAATGAAATCATGCTGTATGATTCCTTCTATCCCGCAGCTATGCTGCGGCAATACGGCGGTGATTTCGAAGGTATCCGATCACGGCTGGATTACCTTGACTCACTTGGCATCACCGGAGTGATTCTTACCCCGACATTCGAGGCCCGCTCTTCACACAAATTCGACGTCAGTACCCTGCATCACATGGACCGGCATTTTGGACCCCGTGTTGCGGTCGACACCATGTACTTGAAGCGCGAAGTTCCGGACGACCCGAACACCTGGTACCTCACCTCCGCTGATCGTGCGTTCATCGACCTCATTGCCGAGCTGCGACGACGGGGCAAACGCGTGTTGCTGATGGCGCAATTTGTCCACTGCGGCGCCGATTTCTGGGCATTTCGCGATGTACTCTCGCAACAGGAGAAATCCCGTTTTGGATCGTGGTTTTCCGTATCCGCCTGGGATAAACCCGAGACGCCGTATCAGTCCGAATTCAGTTATCAGAAGATGTGGGGAATTGATGCGTTTCCACGCTTCGGGCAGGACACGCTCGGTCTGGCACAGGGTCCACGCGAATACGTGTATGCCGCCACGCGGCGCTGGATGGATCCGAATGGCGACGGTAATCCCAACGACGGTATCGACGGTTGGTGCATCGATCTGGCCTCGGAAATGCCTTCCGTTTTTTGGCGTCATTGGGCTGATTTTTGCCGGAGCATCAATCCGGACATCATGCTTGTCAACCTCGAAAGCGGAGCCGGACTCGCGGCAACACCCTTCGATGTCGATAGTCCGCAGCGCTTTGCCGAGGCACTCACGGGTTTTGCTCTGACTGGGGAAGAAACCAGCACCGCTTTCGATGCTGCATTGAGCGCCATACGCTCGAGAACAACGCTGAATGGCAGCGATGCTCTGCTGAATCTCATTGGCAGTCATGAAACGGACCGCATCGCCTCCATGTGCGTCAACCCCTCCTTACGCTATGATCAGAAGAACTCGCCGGTGGTCAATGCCGGGTATGACATCAGAAAGCCCGATACAAAGGCAAGGGCGTTACAACGCATGCTTCTATTGCTGCAATTCACCCTCCCGGGCTCGCCGGTAATCTACTATGGTGATGAAACCGGCATGTGGGGTGGCGACGATCCCGATAATCGGAAGCCCATGCTCTGGCCAGGAATGATTTTCGAGAAAGAAGCGCCCTTCGATATCAACGGCGATCCGGAAAAATATCCCGTTGCCTTCGATTCTGTCATGTTCCTCTACTATCGCTCGCTGATCGCCCTGCGAGAACGTTTTCCACCACTGAAAACGGGTGCCACGCAGTCCTTGCTCATTGATGATGTTGCGTCTCTGTACGCTTTTATGCGCAGCAGCGGCGCGGACAAAGTTTTTGTCGTCGTGAACGCCGGCGACGATGTGCAAACCTGTACCCTATCCTTTCTTGGCGTACCGGAAGGTTCAGCGCTTACAGATCCGTTACAGAACGTCACCTTCTATGTGCAACGTGACGGTGTTTCGCTTACTCTCCCGCCAAAAACAGCGACCCTCCTCGTTCCCAGGCACCAACTCTGA
- a CDS encoding porin family protein: MISLRISTGIAILLFLTLTVQAQDRDIIANTIGIGPRAGWYVSNDAEEGAWYFGVAGRLRLGKNVGFEAALDYRTAERFSTGRIDQRQYTADVAYMPLTLSAMIFLPFGSNLSPYAVGGLGWYYTLVDYDLLSASIPELRDKFKDEKSFVPGYHFGVGCEIVFGSNFALHGEFRYLFLGTEINSLTDVTNLDVDTRNSDGVVWSFGFMVYL; this comes from the coding sequence ATGATTTCACTGAGAATCTCCACCGGTATTGCCATCCTCCTTTTTCTGACCTTGACCGTGCAGGCCCAGGACCGCGATATTATTGCCAACACTATCGGGATTGGTCCGCGCGCGGGTTGGTATGTCAGCAATGACGCCGAAGAAGGTGCGTGGTATTTCGGCGTGGCGGGACGGCTGCGTCTGGGAAAGAACGTGGGTTTCGAGGCCGCACTCGATTATCGCACCGCGGAGCGCTTTTCCACCGGTCGCATCGACCAGCGCCAGTACACCGCGGATGTGGCCTACATGCCGCTGACGTTGTCCGCCATGATCTTCCTTCCCTTCGGTTCGAATCTCTCACCGTACGCTGTCGGAGGATTGGGCTGGTACTACACCCTCGTCGATTACGATCTGCTCTCCGCCTCCATTCCGGAATTGCGCGACAAGTTCAAGGATGAAAAATCCTTCGTACCGGGTTACCATTTCGGGGTCGGTTGCGAAATTGTATTCGGGTCAAATTTCGCCCTGCACGGTGAGTTTCGCTATCTCTTCCTGGGTACGGAAATCAACAGTCTGACAGATGTTACCAACCTCGACGTCGACACCCGCAACAGCGATGGGGTGGTTTGGAGCTTTGGCTTCATGGTCTATCTCTGA
- a CDS encoding metalloregulator ArsR/SmtB family transcription factor: MKQKEETEATGTLESLTLLMQALSDENRLRIINLLLARDELCVCDIQSVLAMPQTRVSRHLTILKNAGLVTARRDARWMYYTLLRDTPLGRELCAMCERTFPGIPALAADLTSLNAACDLVCCTFPVKHEEAT, encoded by the coding sequence ATGAAACAGAAAGAAGAGACAGAGGCTACGGGGACGCTGGAATCGCTCACCCTCCTCATGCAGGCCCTGAGCGACGAAAATCGCCTTCGCATCATCAATCTGCTGCTCGCGCGTGATGAGCTGTGTGTGTGCGACATTCAAAGCGTCCTGGCGATGCCGCAGACCCGCGTCTCCCGTCATCTTACCATACTGAAAAACGCGGGTCTTGTCACGGCACGACGTGATGCCCGCTGGATGTATTACACCTTACTTCGAGACACACCGCTGGGAAGGGAACTCTGCGCGATGTGCGAACGGACATTTCCGGGTATTCCCGCGTTGGCAGCCGATCTCACCTCACTCAACGCAGCGTGCGATCTCGTCTGCTGCACCTTCCCGGTCAAACACGAAGAAGCAACATGA